From the genome of Streptomyces sp. NBC_00659, one region includes:
- the thrB gene encoding homoserine kinase, protein MAGPAFRAAAVRVRVPATSANLGPGFDAFGLSLGLYDDVVVRVADSGLHIDIAGEGSETLPRDEKHLLVRSLRTAFDLLGGQPRGLEIVCANRIPHGRGLGSSSAAICAGIVAARAVTIGGESRLDDTALLELATEIEGHPDNVAACLLGGFTLSWMESGAARAIRMDPADSIVPVVFVPGKPVLTETARGLLPRTVPHVDAAANAGRAALLVEALTRRPELLLPATEDRLHQEYRAPAMPESAALVERLRADGIPAVISGAGPTVLALADRASADKVADLAGQSWAANRLDLDAQGACVLPLAPVEVD, encoded by the coding sequence ATGGCCGGTCCAGCGTTCCGCGCCGCCGCCGTCCGGGTGCGCGTCCCCGCCACCAGTGCCAACCTCGGCCCGGGTTTCGACGCCTTCGGCCTGTCACTGGGGCTCTACGACGACGTGGTCGTCCGGGTGGCCGACTCAGGACTGCACATCGACATCGCGGGTGAGGGCAGCGAGACGCTGCCCCGCGACGAGAAGCATCTCCTCGTACGTTCCCTGCGCACCGCTTTCGACCTGCTCGGCGGACAGCCGCGCGGCCTCGAGATCGTCTGCGCCAACCGCATCCCGCACGGCCGGGGTCTCGGCTCCTCGTCGGCCGCCATCTGCGCCGGCATCGTCGCCGCCCGCGCGGTGACGATAGGCGGGGAGAGCAGGCTCGACGACACCGCGCTCCTGGAGCTCGCCACCGAGATCGAGGGACACCCCGACAACGTCGCGGCCTGTCTGCTCGGCGGATTCACGCTCTCCTGGATGGAGTCCGGTGCCGCGCGGGCCATCAGGATGGACCCCGCCGACTCCATCGTCCCGGTGGTCTTCGTACCCGGAAAGCCCGTGCTCACCGAGACCGCGCGCGGCCTGCTGCCGCGCACCGTCCCGCATGTCGACGCCGCCGCCAACGCGGGCCGCGCCGCACTGCTCGTCGAGGCGCTGACCCGGCGTCCCGAGCTGCTGCTGCCCGCGACCGAGGACCGGCTGCACCAGGAGTACCGCGCTCCGGCGATGCCGGAGAGCGCCGCCCTCGTGGAGCGCCTGCGCGCCGACGGCATCCCGGCGGTGATCTCCGGCGCGGGACCCACGGTCCTGGCGCTGGCGGACCGCGCGTCGGCCGACAAGGTGGCTGATCTCGCAGGTCAGAGCTGGGCCGCCAACCGTCTGGACCTCGACGCCCAGGGGGCGTGCGTGCTGCCCCTCGCACCTGTCGAGGTCGATTGA
- the lysA gene encoding diaminopimelate decarboxylase, producing the protein MSRSAHPAGPRHADVLTEGHYSAPPADLNVLDPKVWSHTVSRTEDGVVTVGGVEVTALAEEFGTPAYFLDESDFRERARAWRTAFGHDADVFYAGKAFLSRAVVRWLHEEGLNLDVCSGGELATALSAGMPADRIAFHGNNKSVNEIRTAIEAGVGRIVLDSFQEIVRVAHIAQSLGKRQRVQIRVTVGVEAHTHEFIATAHEDQKFGIALADGQAAEAVRRTLALDALELVGIHSHIGSQIFDMAGFEVAARRVVALLAAVRDEHGVELPEIDLGGGLGIAYTSDDDPREPHEIAKALSEIVTRECEAAKLRTPRISVEPGRAIVGPTAFTLYEVGTIKALDGLRTYVSVDGGMSDNIRTALYDAEYSVALVSRTSDAEPMLARVVGKHCESGDIVVKDAFLPADLAPGDLIAVPATGAYCRSMASNYNHALRPPVVAVKDGAARVIVRRETEEDLLRLDVG; encoded by the coding sequence ATGAGCCGTTCCGCACATCCCGCCGGGCCCCGTCACGCCGACGTTCTCACCGAGGGCCACTACAGCGCCCCGCCCGCCGACCTCAACGTCCTCGACCCGAAGGTGTGGTCGCACACCGTGAGCCGTACGGAGGACGGTGTCGTGACCGTCGGCGGGGTCGAAGTCACCGCGCTGGCCGAGGAGTTCGGCACTCCGGCGTACTTCCTCGACGAGAGCGACTTCCGCGAGCGGGCGCGTGCCTGGCGTACCGCGTTCGGGCACGACGCCGATGTCTTCTACGCGGGCAAGGCCTTCCTCTCGCGCGCCGTCGTACGGTGGCTGCACGAGGAGGGGCTCAACCTGGACGTGTGTTCCGGGGGTGAGCTGGCGACCGCCCTGTCCGCCGGGATGCCCGCCGACCGCATCGCCTTCCACGGCAACAACAAGTCCGTGAACGAGATCCGTACGGCCATCGAGGCCGGTGTCGGGCGGATCGTGCTCGACTCCTTCCAGGAGATCGTGCGGGTCGCCCACATCGCGCAGTCCCTGGGCAAGCGGCAGCGGGTGCAGATCCGGGTGACCGTGGGCGTCGAAGCGCACACGCACGAGTTCATCGCCACGGCGCACGAGGACCAGAAGTTCGGGATCGCGCTCGCCGACGGGCAGGCCGCCGAGGCCGTGCGGCGGACGCTGGCGCTCGACGCGCTCGAACTCGTCGGGATCCACTCGCACATCGGCTCGCAGATCTTCGACATGGCCGGCTTCGAGGTCGCCGCCCGACGGGTCGTGGCGCTGCTGGCCGCCGTGCGCGACGAGCACGGCGTCGAGCTGCCCGAGATCGACCTCGGCGGCGGTCTCGGCATCGCGTACACCAGCGACGACGACCCCCGCGAGCCGCACGAGATCGCCAAGGCGCTGAGCGAGATCGTGACGCGTGAGTGCGAGGCCGCGAAGCTGCGTACGCCGCGGATCTCCGTGGAGCCGGGGCGCGCCATCGTGGGCCCCACCGCGTTCACGCTGTACGAGGTCGGCACCATCAAGGCGCTCGACGGGCTGCGGACGTACGTCTCCGTCGACGGCGGCATGTCCGACAACATCCGGACCGCGCTGTACGACGCCGAGTACAGCGTCGCCCTCGTCTCGCGCACCTCCGACGCCGAGCCGATGCTCGCGCGCGTCGTCGGCAAGCACTGTGAGAGCGGGGACATCGTGGTCAAGGACGCCTTCCTGCCGGCCGACCTCGCACCGGGTGACCTGATCGCCGTGCCGGCCACCGGCGCGTACTGCCGGTCCATGGCCAGCAACTACAACCACGCCCTCCGCCCGCCGGTCGTCGCCGTGAAGGACGGCGCGGCGCGGGTGATCGTCCGCCGTGAGACGGAGGAGGACCTCCTGCGTCTCGATGTCGGGTGA
- a CDS encoding homoserine dehydrogenase encodes MMRTRPLKVALLGCGVVGSEVARIMTTHADDLAARIGAPVELAGVAVRRPSRVREGIDAGLVTTDATALVKRGDIDVVVEVIGGIEPARTLITTAFEHGASVVSANKALLAQDGAALHEAAEEHGRDLYYEAAVAGAIPLIRPLRESLAGDKINRVMGIVNGTTNFILDKMDSTGAGYQEALDEATALGYAEADPTADVEAFDAAAKAAILAGIAFHTRVRLDDVYREGMTEVTAADFASARGMGCTIKLLAICERAADGGSVTARVHPAMIPLTHPLASVRGAYNAVFVEAEAAGQLMFYGPGAGGAPTASAVLGDLVAVCRNKLGGATGPGDSAYTQLPVSPMGDVVTRYHISLDVADKPGVLAQVATVFAEHGVSIDTVRQSGKDGEASLVVVTHRASDASLAGTVEALRSLDTVRGVASIMRVEGE; translated from the coding sequence ATGATGCGTACGCGTCCGCTGAAGGTGGCGCTGCTGGGCTGCGGGGTTGTCGGCTCAGAGGTGGCGCGCATCATGACGACGCACGCCGACGACCTCGCGGCCAGGATCGGAGCCCCCGTCGAGCTGGCGGGCGTGGCGGTCCGCCGGCCCTCCCGGGTGCGCGAGGGCATCGACGCCGGTCTCGTCACCACCGACGCCACCGCCCTCGTCAAACGCGGCGACATCGACGTTGTCGTCGAGGTCATCGGCGGCATCGAGCCCGCCCGGACGCTGATCACCACCGCGTTCGAGCACGGCGCCTCCGTCGTCTCCGCGAACAAGGCGCTGCTCGCCCAGGACGGTGCCGCCCTGCACGAGGCGGCCGAGGAGCACGGCAGGGACCTCTACTACGAGGCCGCCGTCGCCGGTGCCATCCCGCTGATCCGGCCGCTGCGCGAGTCCCTCGCCGGCGACAAGATCAACCGGGTGATGGGCATCGTCAACGGGACCACCAACTTCATCCTCGACAAGATGGACTCCACGGGCGCGGGTTACCAGGAGGCCCTCGACGAGGCCACCGCGCTCGGGTACGCCGAGGCCGACCCCACTGCCGACGTGGAGGCCTTCGACGCCGCCGCCAAGGCCGCCATCCTCGCCGGGATCGCCTTCCACACGCGGGTGCGCCTCGACGACGTCTACCGCGAGGGCATGACCGAGGTCACCGCCGCCGACTTCGCCTCGGCGCGGGGGATGGGCTGCACCATCAAGCTGCTCGCCATCTGCGAGCGCGCCGCCGACGGGGGCTCGGTGACGGCGCGCGTCCACCCCGCGATGATTCCGCTGACCCACCCCCTCGCCTCCGTGCGCGGCGCGTACAACGCCGTGTTCGTCGAGGCGGAGGCCGCCGGTCAGCTCATGTTCTACGGGCCGGGCGCCGGCGGCGCCCCGACCGCCTCCGCCGTCCTCGGCGACCTGGTGGCCGTCTGCCGCAACAAGCTCGGCGGTGCCACCGGCCCCGGCGACTCCGCGTACACCCAGCTTCCCGTCTCGCCCATGGGCGATGTCGTCACGCGGTACCACATCAGCCTCGACGTGGCGGACAAGCCCGGTGTTCTCGCCCAGGTCGCCACGGTCTTCGCCGAGCACGGGGTGTCCATCGACACCGTGCGTCAGTCGGGCAAGGACGGCGAGGCCTCCCTCGTCGTCGTCACCCATCGTGCGTCCGACGCGTCCCTCGCCGGGACCGTCGAGGCGTTGCGCAGCCTCGACACCGTGCGGGGTGTCGCCAGCATCATGCGGGTTGAAGGAGAGTAA
- the rho gene encoding transcription termination factor Rho, whose product MSDTTDLMGARVEETAAAPATDASAPATGAGSRRRRGTGLEGMVLAELQQVASGLGIRGTARMRKSQLIEVIKEAQAGAGAPAKTASDAAAETKPKRRTASKARTGDEAAAPAEAKAEKAAEKAVAQQQIEIPGQPAGGPSRPSEADRGGDDAPAERRRRRATAEAGSPETVTAEAKTETQGDAESAEGRRERRDRRDRDRGGRDRDRRPVKGDEQQGGQGAGQQRPDRQERQDRPDRQQQGGGRQDRQQQPRDVGPRDNGPRDNGPQDDDDFEGGRRGRRGRYRDRRGRRGRDEIAEPQVADDDVLIPVAGILDILDNYAFIRTSGYLPGPNDVYVSLAQVRKNGLRKGDHVTGAVRQPKDGERREKFNALVRLDSTNGMAPDSGRGRPEFNKLTPLYPQDRLRLETDPGVLTTRIIDLVAPIGKGQRGLIVAPPKTGKTMIMQAIANAITHNNPECHLMVVLVDERPEEVTDMQRSVKGEVISSTFDRPAEDHTTVAELAIERAKRLVELGHDVVVLLDSITRLGRAYNLAAPASGRILSGGVDSTALYPPKRFFGAARNIEDGGSLTILATALVDTGSRMDEVIFEEFKGTGNAELKLDRKLADKRVFPAVDVDASGTRKEELLLGSDELAITWKLRRVLHALDQQQAIELLLDKMKQTKSNAEFLLQIQKTTPSPGNNND is encoded by the coding sequence GTGAGCGACACCACCGATCTGATGGGCGCACGTGTCGAGGAGACCGCTGCCGCGCCCGCCACGGACGCCTCCGCGCCTGCCACCGGTGCCGGCTCCAGGCGACGCCGCGGTACCGGCCTCGAAGGCATGGTGCTGGCCGAGCTGCAGCAGGTCGCATCCGGCCTCGGAATCAGGGGCACCGCGCGGATGCGCAAGAGCCAGCTGATCGAGGTCATCAAGGAGGCGCAGGCCGGAGCAGGTGCTCCGGCCAAGACGGCGTCCGACGCCGCCGCCGAGACCAAGCCGAAGCGCCGGACCGCCTCGAAGGCCCGTACGGGTGACGAGGCCGCCGCGCCGGCCGAGGCCAAGGCCGAGAAGGCCGCCGAGAAGGCCGTGGCCCAGCAGCAGATCGAGATCCCCGGCCAGCCGGCCGGAGGTCCCTCCCGCCCGAGCGAGGCCGACCGCGGGGGAGACGACGCCCCCGCCGAGCGCCGCCGTCGCCGTGCCACCGCCGAGGCGGGCAGCCCCGAGACGGTCACCGCCGAGGCGAAGACCGAGACGCAGGGCGACGCCGAGAGCGCCGAGGGCCGTCGTGAGCGCCGTGACCGCCGTGACCGCGACCGGGGCGGCCGTGACCGCGACCGCCGCCCGGTCAAGGGCGACGAGCAGCAGGGCGGCCAGGGTGCCGGCCAGCAGCGCCCGGACCGTCAGGAGCGCCAGGACCGTCCGGACCGTCAGCAGCAGGGCGGCGGCCGTCAGGACCGCCAGCAGCAGCCGCGTGACGTCGGTCCCCGCGACAACGGTCCCCGCGACAACGGCCCGCAGGACGACGACGACTTCGAGGGCGGCCGCCGCGGCCGGCGCGGTCGTTACCGTGACCGCCGCGGGCGTCGTGGACGCGACGAGATCGCCGAGCCGCAGGTCGCCGACGACGACGTGCTGATCCCCGTCGCGGGCATCCTCGACATCCTCGACAACTATGCGTTCATCCGTACGTCGGGCTACCTGCCGGGTCCCAACGACGTGTACGTCTCCCTCGCCCAGGTCCGCAAGAACGGTCTGCGCAAGGGTGACCACGTCACCGGCGCGGTCCGTCAGCCCAAGGACGGCGAGCGCCGCGAGAAGTTCAACGCGCTCGTGCGCCTGGACTCGACCAACGGCATGGCCCCCGACTCCGGTCGCGGCCGGCCGGAGTTCAACAAGCTCACGCCGCTCTACCCGCAGGACCGGCTCCGCCTGGAGACCGACCCGGGCGTGCTGACGACCCGCATCATCGACCTCGTCGCGCCGATCGGCAAGGGCCAGCGCGGTCTGATCGTGGCCCCGCCGAAGACCGGCAAGACCATGATCATGCAGGCGATCGCGAACGCGATCACGCACAACAACCCCGAGTGCCACCTGATGGTCGTCCTGGTCGACGAGCGTCCGGAAGAGGTCACCGACATGCAGCGGTCGGTCAAGGGCGAGGTCATCTCCTCGACCTTCGACCGTCCGGCCGAGGACCACACCACGGTCGCCGAGCTCGCCATCGAGCGCGCCAAGCGTCTGGTGGAGCTGGGCCACGACGTCGTCGTGCTGCTCGACTCGATCACGCGTCTGGGCCGTGCGTACAACCTCGCCGCCCCGGCCTCCGGCCGCATCCTGTCCGGTGGTGTCGACTCGACCGCGCTGTACCCGCCGAAGCGCTTCTTCGGTGCCGCGCGCAACATCGAGGACGGCGGCTCGCTGACCATCCTGGCCACCGCGCTCGTCGACACCGGCTCGCGCATGGACGAGGTCATCTTCGAGGAGTTCAAGGGCACCGGCAACGCCGAGCTCAAGCTCGACCGGAAGCTCGCCGACAAGCGTGTCTTCCCGGCGGTGGACGTGGACGCGTCCGGTACCCGTAAGGAAGAGCTCCTGCTCGGCAGCGACGAGCTCGCCATCACCTGGAAGCTGCGTCGCGTGCTCCACGCGCTCGACCAGCAGCAGGCGATCGAGCTGCTGCTCGACAAGATGAAGCAGACGAAGTCGAACGCCGAGTTCCTGCTCCAGATCCAGAAGACGACGCCGTCGCCGGGCAACAACAACGACTGA
- a CDS encoding LCP family protein, whose protein sequence is MPAESTPEPAIPGDPGDSTPPRPKDGRRKARSPRSKALLVTAWTAAGVVALGGAGAGYLFFKLNGNLKSVDINQALGSERPLKVDNGSENILVLGSDTRSGTNKKLGGGTDDGSARSDTAMIVHVYKGHKRASVVSVPRDTLVERPSCTDSKGTVHGAVSGAMFNSAYSTGGAACAVKTVESMTGIRMDHYIEIDFSGFQKLVDDLGGVTITTTKAISDHESHLQLTAGSHELDGKQALGLVRTRHGVGDGSDLGRIQLQQAFMKALVDQVKDIGLLSNPKKLYDLADTATKTVTTDSDLGSVTALASFAGGLKGIGSSHMTMVTMPVQYDPADANRVLVDKTKSELMWKALKADRPIPKAATEGTATGTAKGVVSPG, encoded by the coding sequence ATGCCCGCCGAGAGCACGCCGGAGCCCGCCATACCGGGCGACCCCGGCGACAGCACCCCGCCCCGCCCGAAGGACGGCCGCCGCAAGGCCCGCAGCCCGCGCAGCAAGGCCCTGCTCGTCACGGCCTGGACCGCGGCGGGTGTCGTGGCGCTCGGCGGCGCCGGAGCCGGGTATCTGTTCTTCAAGCTCAACGGCAACCTCAAGAGCGTCGACATCAACCAGGCGCTAGGCAGCGAGCGGCCCCTGAAGGTCGACAACGGCTCGGAGAACATCCTGGTCCTGGGCTCCGACACCCGCTCCGGAACCAACAAGAAGCTCGGCGGCGGCACCGACGACGGCAGCGCCCGCTCCGACACCGCGATGATCGTCCACGTGTACAAGGGCCACAAGCGGGCCAGTGTGGTCTCCGTCCCCCGTGACACGCTCGTCGAGCGGCCCTCCTGCACCGACTCCAAGGGCACCGTCCACGGCGCGGTCTCCGGCGCGATGTTCAACTCCGCCTACTCCACCGGCGGCGCCGCCTGCGCGGTGAAGACCGTCGAGTCCATGACCGGCATCCGCATGGACCACTACATCGAGATCGACTTCAGCGGCTTCCAGAAGCTGGTCGACGACCTCGGCGGCGTCACGATCACCACGACCAAGGCCATCTCGGACCACGAGAGCCATCTGCAGCTGACGGCCGGGTCCCACGAGCTCGACGGCAAGCAGGCGCTCGGCCTGGTCCGTACCCGGCACGGCGTCGGCGACGGCTCCGACCTCGGCCGCATCCAGCTCCAGCAGGCGTTCATGAAGGCCCTGGTCGACCAGGTCAAGGACATCGGTCTCCTGTCCAACCCGAAAAAGCTGTACGACCTCGCCGACACCGCGACCAAGACGGTGACCACCGACTCCGACCTCGGCAGCGTCACCGCCCTCGCCTCCTTCGCGGGCGGCCTCAAGGGCATCGGCTCGTCCCACATGACCATGGTGACGATGCCGGTCCAGTACGACCCGGCCGACGCCAACCGCGTCCTGGTCGACAAGACCAAGTCCGAGCTGATGTGGAAGGCGCTGAAGGCCGACCGGCCGATCCCGAAGGCGGCCACCGAGGGAACCGCCACCGGCACCGCGAAGGGCGTCGTCAGCCCCGGCTGA
- the nrtL gene encoding ArgS-related anticodon-binding protein NrtL has translation MTPVELSRTVLRAVRCAVDVGELSVSVPTSAVVTPPGPGGCGDYATNIALRLAGPAGRPAPEVAEILRPYIARDPGVADVTVTGPGFLNITLAGGALADLVEVVLEQGTRYGYGDTLAGQVVELRVPYDARAEIVADALVRIVATQGGRVEVRHLEPVNLRPVPAPEDPAPLGHDAARWALLHPAPHDQPRISADHLLQRENNPLFRVRYAHARTRALRRNAAALGYTGAPLREVRPAGRSRVLAGAGAGAGAGAATGVGAGAGVGLGVGGPGDARRAGVPPRTAGSPLVGPTPAEVDRLLGPTPAESDLLTALAEYPHALRLAARHRAPDRLARHLVVTADAVLGFQHSVLPLGDEKPSAAHRARLALAEAAGTVLAGGLSLLGISAPEHL, from the coding sequence GCGTTGTGCTGTCGACGTGGGGGAACTGAGCGTCTCCGTGCCCACGAGTGCGGTGGTCACCCCGCCGGGGCCGGGTGGGTGCGGGGACTACGCCACGAACATCGCGTTGCGGCTCGCCGGTCCGGCCGGGCGGCCGGCTCCTGAGGTCGCCGAGATCCTGCGGCCGTACATCGCGCGTGATCCCGGTGTCGCCGACGTGACCGTCACCGGACCCGGTTTCCTCAACATCACCCTCGCGGGTGGCGCCCTCGCCGACCTGGTGGAGGTGGTTCTGGAGCAGGGGACGCGCTACGGGTACGGCGACACCCTCGCCGGGCAGGTCGTCGAGCTGCGCGTGCCCTACGACGCCCGGGCCGAGATCGTCGCCGACGCCCTCGTACGGATCGTCGCCACCCAGGGCGGACGTGTCGAGGTCCGCCACCTCGAGCCGGTGAACCTCCGGCCCGTGCCCGCGCCCGAGGACCCCGCCCCCCTCGGCCACGACGCCGCTCGCTGGGCGCTGCTCCACCCCGCGCCGCACGACCAGCCCCGGATCAGCGCCGACCATCTTCTCCAGCGCGAGAACAACCCTCTCTTCCGCGTCCGTTACGCCCACGCCCGCACCCGCGCCCTGCGCCGCAACGCCGCCGCCCTCGGTTACACCGGCGCCCCCCTCCGGGAAGTACGTCCCGCAGGCCGTTCCCGTGTTCTCGCTGGTGCCGGCGCCGGTGCCGGTGCCGGTGCCGCCACCGGTGTGGGTGCTGGTGCTGGTGTGGGTCTCGGTGTCGGGGGCCCCGGTGACGCCCGTCGTGCGGGTGTCCCGCCCCGGACCGCCGGCTCCCCCCTCGTCGGACCCACCCCCGCCGAAGTCGATCGCCTCCTCGGCCCCACCCCCGCCGAATCCGACCTCCTCACCGCCCTGGCCGAATATCCGCATGCCCTGCGTCTCGCCGCGCGGCATCGGGCGCCCGACCGGCTGGCGCGGCATCTTGTCGTGACCGCAGACGCTGTTCTCGGTTTTCAGCACAGCGTGCTGCCGCTCGGCGACGAGAAACCCTCGGCCGCCCACCGTGCCCGGCTCGCGCTCGCCGAAGCCGCCGGGACGGTGCTGGCCGGCGGCCTGTCCCTGCTCGGCATCAGCGCACCCGAACATCTCTGA
- the thrC gene encoding threonine synthase has protein sequence MTHQWRGIIEEYRDRLPVSDSTPVVSLREGGTPLVPAQVLSERTGCEVHLKVEGANPTGSFKDRGMTMAITRAKEEGAKAVICASTGNTSASAAAYAVRAGMVCAVLVPQGKIALGKMGQALIHGAKILQVDGNFDDCLTLARSLSDNYPVALVNSVNPVRIEGQKTAAFEIVDMLGDAPDIHVLPVGNAGNITAYWKGYTEYAADGIAGRTPRMWGFQASGSAPIVRGEVVKDPSTIATAIRIGNPASWQFALAARDESGGLIDEVTDREILRAYRLLAAQEGVFVEPASAASVAGLLKAAEQGKVDPGQRIVCTVTGNGLKDPDWAVAGAPQPVTVPVDAATAAERLGLA, from the coding sequence ATGACCCACCAGTGGCGCGGAATCATCGAGGAGTACCGGGACCGGCTTCCGGTGTCCGACAGCACGCCGGTCGTGTCGCTCCGCGAGGGCGGCACGCCGCTCGTACCCGCGCAGGTGCTCTCGGAGCGCACGGGGTGCGAGGTCCACCTCAAGGTGGAGGGCGCCAACCCGACCGGTTCCTTCAAGGACCGCGGTATGACCATGGCGATCACGCGGGCGAAGGAGGAGGGCGCGAAGGCCGTCATCTGCGCCTCCACCGGCAACACGTCGGCGAGCGCCGCCGCGTACGCCGTGCGCGCCGGGATGGTCTGCGCCGTCCTCGTGCCGCAGGGCAAGATCGCGCTCGGCAAGATGGGCCAGGCCCTCATCCACGGCGCCAAGATCCTCCAGGTCGACGGCAACTTCGACGACTGTCTGACGCTGGCGCGCTCGCTGTCCGACAACTACCCGGTGGCGCTGGTCAATTCGGTCAACCCGGTGCGTATCGAGGGTCAGAAGACCGCCGCGTTCGAGATCGTGGACATGCTCGGCGACGCGCCCGACATCCATGTCCTTCCGGTGGGCAACGCGGGCAACATCACCGCGTACTGGAAGGGGTACACGGAGTACGCCGCCGACGGCATCGCCGGACGGACCCCGCGCATGTGGGGGTTCCAGGCCTCCGGCTCCGCGCCCATCGTGCGCGGCGAGGTGGTCAAGGACCCGTCGACCATCGCCACCGCGATCCGGATCGGCAACCCGGCCTCGTGGCAGTTCGCGCTGGCCGCGCGGGACGAGTCGGGCGGCCTCATCGACGAGGTGACGGACCGTGAGATCCTGCGCGCCTACCGGCTGTTGGCGGCGCAGGAGGGCGTCTTCGTCGAGCCCGCGTCCGCCGCGTCCGTCGCCGGTCTGCTGAAGGCGGCCGAGCAGGGCAAGGTCGACCCGGGGCAGCGCATCGTCTGCACCGTCACCGGCAACGGTCTCAAGGACCCCGACTGGGCCGTCGCCGGCGCTCCCCAGCCGGTCACGGTCCCGGTGGACGCGGCGACGGCGGCGGAGCGGCTCGGTCTGGCGTAG
- a CDS encoding trypsin-like serine protease — protein MDTSTPGGGRHRRRIRIAVPVAAAGLAAAVAGALLVSSANATPSPPTLSLPAVNIVGSVPSQATLEKRVAGALAGDDTAGRTTQKASLSASTTPAHVDPKIIGGTATTISTAPWMAQLWYYDEAKDIGFFCGGSVVSPTKILTAAHCTKDENGKIYDWAANGAVITGTSQLPTETSVNGGTVTAVSRQWTHSSYNPRTIDNDIAVLTLAKPVAAKPIRMTTSGDTTSYASDKATLYGWGRTTSTTQDISETLKTATLSIKSDSTCNTAMRSVLGEDDFVEGHMVCAGSAAGTAATGTDDGTTSACNGDSGGPLIVNGRIVGVVSWGVENCVAKGAYSVFSKVSTYVGAAWPRVEDTNLNGDHKADLIVRNSSTKTGYEKDSNGTSFAARKSMGSWAGVNVVLQTDLNRDGHQDLVSRNSTTGDVYWSHVVPSTRETVTDKIFTNWKARTRIIAPGDLTGDGLPDMLSVDSTGAMWEYPGKGNGTFSARVQVSTGWSQYNSVRAHGDFTGDGKADLIARSSSGSYIYLYKGTGKTGSGAFSTRIKVRTWADYNAFDAPGDVTGDGKADFLARTPGGTLYLYKGTGKATSEIFATRISVGTDFKQYDIFG, from the coding sequence GTGGATACGTCCACGCCCGGGGGCGGTAGGCACAGACGCCGCATACGGATCGCCGTTCCGGTCGCCGCGGCCGGCCTCGCCGCCGCCGTCGCCGGTGCGCTCCTGGTGTCGTCTGCGAACGCCACACCCAGCCCGCCGACGCTGTCCCTGCCCGCCGTGAACATCGTCGGCTCCGTGCCGTCCCAGGCCACGCTGGAGAAGCGTGTCGCGGGCGCGCTCGCAGGTGATGACACCGCAGGCCGGACGACGCAGAAGGCGTCCCTGAGCGCCTCCACGACCCCGGCGCACGTGGATCCGAAGATCATCGGCGGTACCGCGACCACCATCTCCACGGCCCCGTGGATGGCGCAGCTCTGGTACTACGACGAGGCCAAGGACATCGGCTTCTTCTGCGGTGGCTCCGTCGTCTCGCCGACGAAGATCCTCACCGCCGCGCACTGCACCAAGGACGAGAACGGCAAGATCTATGACTGGGCGGCCAACGGTGCCGTCATCACCGGCACCTCTCAGCTGCCGACTGAGACCAGCGTGAACGGCGGTACGGTCACCGCCGTCTCGCGGCAGTGGACCCACTCGTCGTACAACCCGAGGACCATCGACAACGACATCGCGGTCCTCACGCTGGCGAAGCCCGTCGCCGCCAAGCCGATCCGTATGACGACCTCCGGTGACACCACGTCGTACGCGTCGGACAAGGCGACGCTCTACGGCTGGGGCCGCACCACCTCCACCACGCAGGACATCTCCGAGACGCTGAAGACGGCCACGCTGTCGATCAAATCCGACAGCACGTGCAACACGGCCATGCGGTCGGTCCTCGGTGAGGACGACTTCGTCGAGGGGCACATGGTCTGCGCGGGCAGCGCGGCGGGCACCGCGGCGACCGGCACCGACGACGGCACCACCAGCGCCTGCAACGGTGACTCCGGCGGCCCGCTGATCGTGAACGGCCGCATCGTCGGTGTCGTGTCCTGGGGTGTCGAGAACTGCGTCGCTAAGGGCGCGTACAGCGTCTTCTCGAAGGTCAGCACCTACGTCGGCGCTGCCTGGCCGCGCGTCGAGGACACCAACCTGAACGGTGACCACAAGGCCGACCTGATCGTCCGCAACTCGTCGACCAAGACGGGCTACGAGAAGGACTCCAACGGCACCTCGTTCGCCGCTCGCAAGTCGATGGGCTCGTGGGCCGGCGTGAATGTCGTACTCCAGACCGACCTCAACCGCGACGGCCACCAGGACCTCGTGTCCCGCAACAGCACCACGGGCGACGTCTACTGGTCGCACGTGGTGCCGTCGACGAGGGAGACGGTCACCGACAAGATCTTCACCAACTGGAAGGCCCGCACCCGGATCATCGCCCCCGGCGACCTCACCGGCGACGGCCTGCCCGACATGCTCTCCGTCGACTCCACCGGAGCGATGTGGGAGTACCCGGGCAAGGGCAACGGCACCTTCTCGGCGCGGGTCCAGGTCAGCACCGGCTGGAGCCAGTACAACTCCGTGCGCGCGCACGGCGACTTCACCGGCGACGGCAAGGCCGACCTGATCGCGCGCAGCTCGTCCGGCTCGTACATCTACCTGTACAAGGGCACGGGCAAGACCGGCAGCGGTGCCTTCTCCACTCGCATCAAGGTGCGCACCTGGGCGGACTACAACGCCTTCGACGCTCCCGGTGACGTGACCGGCGACGGCAAGGCCGACTTCCTGGCCCGCACCCCCGGCGGCACGCTCTACCTGTACAAGGGCACCGGAAAGGCCACCTCCGAGATCTTTGCCACGAGGATCTCGGTGGGTACCGATTTCAAGCAGTACGACATCTTCGGCTGA